GCAGTACCTTTATTTATTCTATAGTATTAAATTTTGTTCGACAACCTTTTTTGTTATATTTGAATCTCTGTGTAGCCTTTGTAAACGAGAATATGAATCCAAAGTTTCAATCTTCATCGGTCACTCTATTCAGACTACTCACAGACCTAAAACTAGAATTAACCATTTTATCCTCGAATGTTTCTCTTATAAGAGCCAGATACCCTTTTTACACCTGACAAACAAAAACACAACCTCAGGGAGATTATGTTTTCGTCTTGTTATTTGTTCTTCATTATTAAAGCCTTATATATAAAACTTGGCAAAGCCATTTGTCGTTTCCATCGCTTAGGTTCACTTAGAAGTCTGTAGAGCCACTCCAACCCGACATTCCTAAAAAAAGCGGGAGCGCGTTTAGTAACGCCGGCAAGAACGTCGAACGATCCGCCTACACCTTGAAAGACGCGCGCACATATTTTATTTTTGTTCTGGTTGATCCATTCCTCCTGTCGCGGACTGCCCATTGCCACAAATAATATGTCTGAATGGCTTTCATTAACGGCTTTGATAACAGCTTCATCAGAATGATTGTATCCGTCCATGACCCCAGCAACTTGTAGATAGGGATATTCTTCCTGTAAGCTGGCTTTTGCTTTTTCAGCAATGCCAGGTTTTGCTCCGTAGAGGAATATTGATTTTTGACGTGCTTGAGCTTCTTTAACAATTTCGATCATTAAATCCACACCGGTAATACGTTCTTTGATTGACCCCCCTTGTATCTTGGAGGCAATCAATACACCGACACCATCAGGAATTTGAAAATCGGCACTGTTAATAAGCTCACGTAAGCCCGCGTCTTTTTCAGCCTTGACTATTTTCTCAGGATTAACAGCAACGATAAATGATTGTTTATTTTGTTCAGCTCTGTCGTATACTTGAGCGACCAGAGTTTCATATGTGTGGTTGGAAACATTTACGCCTAAGATTGTTTCTTTGGCAGTCATTTTATTCACCTGTTTTTCGTATCTCCCAAACGTATGAAATCGAAACCTTCTTGGCGCCATTTCATTTCGTCCAGGCAGTTCTTAGTATCAAATACAATTTTGTTACACATGGCTTTGCCGACTTCTGAAGGCTTATATTCACTGAACTGATAGTGGTCAGTCAGAATCACAGCCATATCAGCTTGTTCCAGAGCTTCATCGAGGGTCTCTGTTTGGTGTGGTACTCTGATATCCTTTATATGCGGATCAAATATTTTGTACGACAAATTCATGTCATTCATGTGCTCCATGACTTTTAATGCCGGGCTTTCGCGCATGTCGTCCACATTTCCTTTAAAAGATAGGCCCAGTAGTGCAACTTTCGGATCGTCGTATTCTTTTAATATGTCATTGATTCTATCCACGGTGTACATTGGCATCGCGTCGTTTTTCACACGAGCGAGTTGGATCATTTTGCTTTCTTCCGGTTGCATTTCAGCCAAAAACCATGGATCTATCGCGATACAGTGCCCACCTACACCCGGTCCTGGTTTATGAATGTTAACACGAGGATGATAGTTGGCCAACTTTATGGCCTCCCATACATTCACACCCAGTGCTTCACTGATAACAGCCAGTTCATTTGCAAAAGCAATGTTAATATCTCTAAATGTATTTTCTATAACTTTCACCATTTCAGCAGTGGTGGCATCAGTCAGATGGATTGTGCCTTGCACAAATGACTCATACAGTTTTTTAGCGAGTCGGCCAGATGTCTCATCGATTCCGCCCACTATTCTGTCATTAGACTGAAGTTCATTGATGATATTTCCAGGTATAACCCGCTCAGGCGAATGAGCGAGGTATAATTCTTCGCCCAGGACCAGATTGGTCTCTTTAAGAATAGGTCTCATAACATCTTCCACTGTTCTGGGTGGAACAGTGGATTCAAGGATGACGAGATCGCCTTTTTTCACGTAAGGTACGATGCTTTTGGTTCCTTCTCTCACATATTCCAAGTTAGCTCTCTTATCGTCAGTGATTGGTGTAGGAACAGCGATGACAAAAATATCCGCCTTGACTGGTTCAGTTGAAACGGTCAATTTCCCTTCGTCCATGGCTTCAATCATGGAGTACAGCAGACCTGGCTCCTCTATATGTAGTTTTTTTTGTTGCAGCATTGCAATAACATTTTCGTTTACATCCATGCCATGAACCTCATATCCATGTTTGGCAAACATAATCGAAGTCGGCAAACCTATATAACCCAAACCTATCACACATATTTTAGACATTGTTGGGATCCCCTTTCTTTGTTTTACTTTTAAATAATTATCTTTCCGTTTTTTATTGTTTCCATTCAGGTCAGTATAGCATTATGAGATACTGCAGCGAAGAACCTGATTTCCACAGAAATATACTTTATTGAGCAATACGCTTAAAACACATTTTGATCAATAACATACGAGATAAGAGATATGATTAGCATTTATGCTAAGTCCGCCATAACATCGATAGCTTAAACACCACAAATGTTTCACTATAACGATCTGGATTTTGGTTTATATATTTTCCGAATACTATTGTTTAAACATACCTCTTAGATCATGATTTTAATAAATTTGATTAGAACTTAAAACTTCTTAGTCCTTGTTATTTGTTAGGATTACGAATGTTTACCGGATTTATTTATAGCTTTTCTAGTATGTTAATTGACGAGATAACAAACACATTTCCACTGACCACTATAATGATAATTTGCTTACGGACGTTTTTCTTCTTAATAGTTATGCAAAGAATTTAGAGGGGGTTGAGGGGACACAGCAAATATAATGCAATGCCCAATCAACGACCTCGTATATACATTAACCAAGCGTTAAATAAATTAGGCATTATGACTATTGGGTTAAGTGGAGTAGATCCGACAACCCTAACGATTAATACAAATATTTTATCTCAAGCTTACTGCAATAACAATTTGAGTTGAGATAACATCTCTATAAAATCATAAAAGTCTGTCTCACATAGCAAACCTAACAATTAATTTTATATGTTTTTCACCTGTTTCCCACTCTACACATCTCAATACTTCTGACTTTTATCACCCTGTTATATTATCATAAATTGTCGCTTCTTGATAGCTTTCTCAAAAAAAAAGAGCATGTCATCTTTATGACCCGCTCTTTACAGAAGACGAACGATTATGGTCTGCTTTTACGAATGATGTTTAAGATGGGTCGGTAGTTTTCACCAATAATGCCTGTGATCTCAACGATCAATTCAACAAGCAAAATCAATGACACGATTAGCATGACAGAGCCCCACATTGTTGCTCTGGTAAACAAAATAGCGGCAATACTGAAAAGAGAACTCACAGCATAAATTAAAATGACAGTTTGTCTGTGTGAATAACCAAGCCTGATCAAACAATGGTGCAAATGAAGTTTGTCAGGAGAAGTGACCGGCTGTTTGTGTCTGATGCGTCTGACAATCGCTGACAATGTGTCCAGAATGGGGACACCTAAAATAATAATCGGGACAATCAGTGAGAAGAAAGTTACATTTTTGAACAATCCCATAACAGCAAGCACGCTGACCATATACCCTAAGAATAGAGATCCTGTGTCACCCATAAATATTTTAGCAGGATGAAAATTATACACCAAAAAACCCAATGTGCTACCGAGCAGCAGCATACCAGCCAGCCCGATTGCCGCATTTCCCATTGAAATTGCAATTCCGGAAATCGTCAGCAATGCGATAGATGTTACGCCTGCTGCCAAGCCGTCGAGCCCATCGATAAAATTAATCGCATTCGTTACACCAACAATCCAGAGTAGTGTAATAGGTATGGCAAGATATCCAAATTCAACACGATCACCAAACGGAAGTGTGATGAATTCAATCTGCACACCACCCAAAACCGTTACAATTGCGGCCATAATCTGTGCAGCGAATTTCACCTTGGCTGATAGTTCCATTAAGTCATCCAGAATACCGACAGTTACGATAATTGAAGCGCCTGCCATAATGGGCCATAATTGACCTGTCTCCGGTAAAAAAATTAAAAAACCGAACAAAAAACTAATAAATATTCCAAGTCCCCTAAACGAGGCATCAACTTTTGATGAACCTTACGTTCATTGGGTTGGTCTACTGCTCCAATCGATATTGCTAATTTTTTCACGAACGGTGTCACGATCAATGCCATCACAAAACAAATTGCCAAGGCGAAATATACCATTTGTATCCTCCTAAGAAACGGACATATCTTTCAACTGTATTAATTAATAGACGGATCATAATCATAAAAGTTTCATAGGTTCCTTGTCATATTATACACGATTATTAAAAAGAGTCCACATCTACCTGACTGATCCACCAATCAGTAGAATTCATATAAGAATCATCATGCCCATTTAAAATGTGGATCACAAGGTTCATTGGACGGTCTTTTTCTCTGAACCGTGCCTTACGCAGCTTGATGGCAGGAAGCTGGTCAGGGAATTGCCAGGTTTGTACGATATCTGTTTCCCGTAATTGGTGAAGTGTATGATCGATCAAATATTGCCACACGCTATTATCATTAACTGCCAAGCAGTCTACCAGCTGACCGATTGCGAGTCTTCCATAATCAAAATCTTTTTCTTCTATATTGATAACAGCATACCCTAATAAACGGTCTTTATTACTTAAAGCAAATACTTTGTACGTATGATTCGGATGCTTAAAAAAACGCCAATTCAAATAGTTGGCATCACGTTTTAATATAACGGATTTGATGTCTGAAACCTCTTCAGCCAATTTGTTAAATCTTGGGTCGAAATGAGTAACTTCCTCAAAAGCCCAATCTTCAGGTAACGCAGGCATTTTGACCCTCTTTCTGTAGTGTGCTTGGAAACGGCCAAAAGGCTTGAGGACGAATCCTATACCTTTAAACAAGACAGATAGGACATTGAAAGGGTTGCCGATTTTCATGTAGCGTGATATGCCTCCAACATCAATTGCATCGGTTTTGCCAATTAGAGGTGGTTTGGCCTGTTCTGAAGGGAAGCCGTACAGCAATTGTACACCCGCCGCTCGAGCTTGTTGAAGCATAGCCTGATTCAGTTTGGTGTAAATGCCTTTCCCTCTTACATCAGGATGAACCATCGTATCCACACGAAGCGCAATCTTTGCTTCTTTTCCCTCTATATACGCTTCAGAAACCCAGAGTGCAATATGGCCTTTGATCACACCTGCTTCCTCAAAAACAAGAATGAAGGGATTTTGCTGCCCTGGCTTGTCCAGGTATTTCCACTCCCAAAGTTTGGAGCTCATCTCTTTTTTGAAGACATCAAGATGCAATTGCTTTATCCCGGCTTCATCACCCTGTTTGTAGAATCTTACAGTCATATGCCATCTCATCCCTTATACTCATTTACTGTTTAAGCTTTTCTCATAGAGTTGTTTTTTTACGGACAGGTTTTTATATATGGCCCACATCAAAGTGTCCGTCCGATTCGCTTGTTTAAAAAGATTTTTAAATTTGGAGGCGTCTTGCTCAAGACGCTTACAGTGCTGGACAAAGGTTTCAATTGAAGGTTCAAAAAAGACCTCCGCAGCAGCTATATCCTCATGTACCAGCTGAGCTTTCTTTTTGTTCAATTCAATAAACCCATCAAAAGCAATTGTTTGAGAAGCAAATACGTCTACTGCTGCTTCTTTTTCTTTGAGCGTTTCAGAAATGTCCATTACACAATTGATGTACTCAGGCGGTATTGGACAATTCACTTCATACAATCTGATTATAAGGTCTCTTTGTTCAGTATTTTCCAGAACAGATGCTAAAATCCCTGCAGTTGCTGTGTGATCCGGATGTGCATCTATGAATGATGTGCAATAAATAATATCAGGCTTCACGGTGTCAATCAGATCCTGGAAAATCCCTTGAGCATACTCTGTATTGAATACATGACCATCCGGTAGCCCCAAATAGTGGATCATGTGAATCCCCAGAATGGATCTGACTGCTTCAGTTTCTTTTAGCCGCGCTTCGATTAATTCATCCCTGCTTAAATCACTGACACTGTTGGAGCCATCTGTTATAAAAGCACAGTGGATTTCAGCCCCATCAT
This sequence is a window from Lentibacillus sp. JNUCC-1. Protein-coding genes within it:
- a CDS encoding PIG-L deacetylase family protein; the protein is MKPKHFLMNLLKPVNLPITKYVLKKHYENGKALSTTNNAKRILVLAPHADDETIGPGGVIRKHANDGAEIHCAFITDGSNSVSDLSRDELIEARLKETEAVRSILGIHMIHYLGLPDGHVFNTEYAQGIFQDLIDTVKPDIIYCTSFIDAHPDHTATAGILASVLENTEQRDLIIRLYEVNCPIPPEYINCVMDISETLKEKEAAVDVFASQTIAFDGFIELNKKKAQLVHEDIAAAEVFFEPSIETFVQHCKRLEQDASKFKNLFKQANRTDTLMWAIYKNLSVKKQLYEKSLNSK
- a CDS encoding nucleotide sugar dehydrogenase produces the protein MSKICVIGLGYIGLPTSIMFAKHGYEVHGMDVNENVIAMLQQKKLHIEEPGLLYSMIEAMDEGKLTVSTEPVKADIFVIAVPTPITDDKRANLEYVREGTKSIVPYVKKGDLVILESTVPPRTVEDVMRPILKETNLVLGEELYLAHSPERVIPGNIINELQSNDRIVGGIDETSGRLAKKLYESFVQGTIHLTDATTAEMVKVIENTFRDINIAFANELAVISEALGVNVWEAIKLANYHPRVNIHKPGPGVGGHCIAIDPWFLAEMQPEESKMIQLARVKNDAMPMYTVDRINDILKEYDDPKVALLGLSFKGNVDDMRESPALKVMEHMNDMNLSYKIFDPHIKDIRVPHQTETLDEALEQADMAVILTDHYQFSEYKPSEVGKAMCNKIVFDTKNCLDEMKWRQEGFDFIRLGDTKNR
- a CDS encoding GNAT family N-acetyltransferase — translated: MTVRFYKQGDEAGIKQLHLDVFKKEMSSKLWEWKYLDKPGQQNPFILVFEEAGVIKGHIALWVSEAYIEGKEAKIALRVDTMVHPDVRGKGIYTKLNQAMLQQARAAGVQLLYGFPSEQAKPPLIGKTDAIDVGGISRYMKIGNPFNVLSVLFKGIGFVLKPFGRFQAHYRKRVKMPALPEDWAFEEVTHFDPRFNKLAEEVSDIKSVILKRDANYLNWRFFKHPNHTYKVFALSNKDRLLGYAVINIEEKDFDYGRLAIGQLVDCLAVNDNSVWQYLIDHTLHQLRETDIVQTWQFPDQLPAIKLRKARFREKDRPMNLVIHILNGHDDSYMNSTDWWISQVDVDSF
- a CDS encoding WecB/TagA/CpsF family glycosyltransferase produces the protein MTAKETILGVNVSNHTYETLVAQVYDRAEQNKQSFIVAVNPEKIVKAEKDAGLRELINSADFQIPDGVGVLIASKIQGGSIKERITGVDLMIEIVKEAQARQKSIFLYGAKPGIAEKAKASLQEEYPYLQVAGVMDGYNHSDEAVIKAVNESHSDILFVAMGSPRQEEWINQNKNKICARVFQGVGGSFDVLAGVTKRAPAFFRNVGLEWLYRLLSEPKRWKRQMALPSFIYKALIMKNK